From Neisseria musculi, the proteins below share one genomic window:
- the rpmD gene encoding 50S ribosomal protein L30: MTEQKTIKVTLVKSLIGTIESHRACVHGLGLRHREHAVEVFDTPENRGMINKIRYLLRVEF, encoded by the coding sequence ATGACTGAGCAAAAGACAATTAAAGTAACTTTGGTTAAAAGTTTGATTGGTACTATCGAAAGCCATCGTGCTTGTGTGCATGGTTTAGGTTTGCGTCATCGTGAACATGCTGTGGAGGTCTTTGATACTCCTGAAAATCGTGGCATGATAAATAAAATTAGATACTTGCTGAGAGTGGAGTTTTAA